From the genome of Deinococcus sp. JMULE3, one region includes:
- the lspA gene encoding signal peptidase II, translated as MPTLLDHPRRAPAWLPLVLAALLIAADQALKAWALANLQEGAPARPFIPGLIDWVLTFNTGAAWSMFSGSAAPLALGRLVIGLGILVYLLVRPQPRLLTVTLSMIAAGAIGNAIDGLRQGKVTDMIHSPVLSSVTQALNAGSFPIFNIADCCVVLGTILLVIASFIGDRRKPRI; from the coding sequence GTGCCCACCCTGCTCGATCACCCGCGCCGCGCGCCCGCGTGGCTGCCTCTTGTTCTCGCTGCGCTGCTGATCGCTGCCGATCAGGCCCTGAAAGCCTGGGCACTGGCGAACCTGCAGGAAGGCGCGCCCGCCCGTCCATTCATTCCGGGCCTGATCGACTGGGTGCTGACCTTCAACACCGGCGCCGCCTGGAGCATGTTCAGCGGCAGCGCCGCCCCACTGGCCCTGGGCCGCCTGGTGATCGGCCTGGGCATCCTGGTGTACCTGCTGGTGCGCCCGCAGCCGCGCCTGCTGACCGTCACACTGAGCATGATCGCCGCCGGGGCCATCGGGAACGCCATCGACGGCCTGCGGCAGGGCAAGGTGACGGACATGATCCACTCGCCGGTCCTGAGCAGCGTCACGCAGGCACTGAACGCCGGGAGTTTCCCGATCTTCAACATCGCGGACTGCTGCGTGGTGCTGGGCACGATCCTGTTGGTGATCGCCAGCTTCATCGGGGATCGCCGCAAGCCCCGTATCTGA
- a CDS encoding S-ribosylhomocysteine lyase, with the protein MANVESFDLDHTKVQAPYVRLAGVKTTPRGDSISKYDLRLLQPNQAEIDPAALHTLEHLLAGYLRDHLSDVVDVSPMGCRTGMYMAVIGEPDEQGVLKAFEAALRDTAAHDRPIPGVSELECGNYRNHDLQGARQHAADALAQGLKVQETILLQR; encoded by the coding sequence ATGGCGAACGTCGAATCCTTCGATCTGGATCACACGAAAGTGCAGGCCCCCTACGTCCGGCTGGCGGGCGTGAAGACCACGCCGCGCGGCGACTCGATCAGCAAGTACGACCTGCGGCTGCTACAGCCCAACCAGGCGGAGATCGACCCGGCGGCCCTGCACACCCTGGAGCACCTGCTGGCCGGGTACCTGCGCGACCACCTGAGTGATGTCGTGGATGTCTCCCCGATGGGTTGCCGCACCGGGATGTACATGGCCGTGATCGGTGAGCCCGACGAGCAGGGCGTCCTGAAGGCTTTCGAGGCGGCGCTGCGTGACACGGCCGCCCACGACCGCCCGATTCCCGGCGTGAGCGAACTGGAGTGCGGCAATTACCGCAACCATGACCTTCAGGGTGCGAGGCAGCACGCCGCCGACGCGCTGGCCCAGGGATTGAAGGTTCAGGAGACCATCCTCCTGCAGCGCTGA
- a CDS encoding polyphosphate kinase 2 family protein: MNPDQYRVKPGKSVRLKDWHTDDDGGLSKDEGKDLTDELLDGLAEWQERLFAESKQSLLIVLQARDAGGKDGTVKHVLGALNPNGVRISNFKVPTDEERAHDFLWRVHAQAPRAGQVGVFNRSHYEDVLVTRVDGLIDNKTAKARLKHIENFEALLTDSGTRILKFYLHVSPDEQRQRLQDRLTDPSKHWKFNPGDLEARAKWDAYTEAYESALGTSTAAAPWYVIPADRKWYRNLIITRILLNTLKGMDPQYPHVSFDPLEVEIK, from the coding sequence ATGAACCCCGACCAGTACCGCGTCAAACCCGGCAAGAGCGTCCGCCTGAAGGACTGGCACACCGACGACGACGGCGGCCTCAGCAAGGACGAGGGGAAGGACCTCACCGACGAGCTCCTAGATGGCCTCGCCGAATGGCAGGAGCGACTGTTCGCCGAGAGCAAGCAGTCGCTCCTGATCGTGCTGCAGGCCCGCGACGCCGGCGGGAAGGACGGCACGGTCAAGCATGTGCTGGGCGCACTGAATCCGAACGGGGTGCGCATCTCGAACTTCAAGGTGCCCACCGACGAGGAACGCGCGCACGACTTCCTCTGGCGGGTGCACGCGCAGGCCCCCCGCGCCGGGCAGGTCGGCGTGTTCAACCGCAGCCACTACGAGGACGTCCTCGTCACGCGGGTGGACGGCCTGATCGACAACAAGACCGCCAAGGCCCGCCTGAAACACATCGAGAACTTCGAGGCGCTCCTGACCGACAGCGGCACGCGCATCCTGAAGTTCTACCTGCACGTCAGCCCCGACGAGCAGCGTCAACGCCTGCAGGACCGACTGACGGACCCGAGCAAACACTGGAAGTTCAACCCCGGCGACCTGGAGGCCCGCGCCAAGTGGGACGCCTATACCGAGGCGTACGAGTCAGCCCTGGGCACCAGCACAGCGGCGGCACCCTGGTACGTGATCCCGGCGGACCGCAAGTGGTACCGCAACCTGATCATCACCCGCATCCTGCTGAATACCTTGAAGGGCATGGATCCGCAGTACCCACACGTTTCCTTTGATCCGCTGGAAGTGGAAATCAAGTAA
- a CDS encoding pyruvate carboxyltransferase: MTQDAPAVRDVPTPDLFPAAFPAEAFPQVIWEGGERPASLPAQAWTTETTHRDGQQGGLPLTTADGLRIYDLMGRFTGNSGALRQAEFFVYRPADRAMLEGALERWRGGHPVEPTTWIRATRRDADLVAGLGVRETGMLASASDYHTFHKFTPGGRAQAARTYLDAVQAVLDAGLRPRLHLEDATRAPREFILPFVEAVQTLAAAFPDSQAPKFRVCDTMGVGLPLEGAAWPRSVPRMIRELRAAGLSAQSLEFHPHNDTHLVVANSLAAVLAGCAAINGTLLGKGERTGNAPLEGVLLHLSGLGLTGDADFTVLNDLNDLYEGLGQGVPAKYPLFGRDAHRTRAGIHADGLNKFWPMYAPFNVPALLGRPLDLSLTKDSGVAGLIFLIRQHTDTELAKDHAGLRALHASLSAEFDAGRQTAVEWEEIAERALKLITEGPVVRSGA, encoded by the coding sequence ATGACCCAGGACGCCCCCGCCGTGCGTGACGTGCCGACACCCGACCTCTTCCCCGCCGCGTTCCCGGCGGAGGCCTTCCCACAGGTGATCTGGGAGGGCGGAGAGCGGCCCGCCTCGCTGCCCGCGCAGGCCTGGACGACCGAGACCACCCACCGCGACGGGCAGCAGGGCGGCCTGCCCCTGACCACTGCAGATGGCCTGCGGATCTACGACCTGATGGGCCGCTTCACGGGGAACAGCGGCGCGCTGCGGCAGGCGGAGTTCTTCGTGTACCGCCCCGCCGACCGCGCCATGCTGGAGGGGGCTCTGGAGCGCTGGCGCGGCGGGCACCCGGTCGAGCCGACCACCTGGATCCGCGCCACGCGCCGCGACGCCGATCTGGTGGCCGGGCTGGGCGTGCGCGAGACCGGCATGCTCGCCAGTGCCAGCGATTACCACACCTTCCACAAGTTCACGCCGGGCGGCCGCGCCCAGGCGGCCCGCACGTACCTGGACGCCGTGCAGGCGGTGCTGGACGCGGGCCTGCGCCCGAGACTGCACCTGGAGGACGCCACCCGCGCGCCCCGCGAGTTCATCCTCCCGTTCGTGGAGGCCGTGCAGACCCTCGCCGCCGCCTTCCCCGACTCGCAGGCGCCGAAGTTCCGGGTGTGCGACACGATGGGCGTCGGCCTCCCGCTGGAGGGGGCGGCGTGGCCGCGCAGCGTGCCCCGCATGATCCGCGAGTTGCGCGCCGCCGGGCTGAGTGCTCAGTCCCTGGAGTTCCACCCGCACAACGACACGCATCTCGTCGTGGCGAACAGCCTCGCGGCGGTCCTGGCCGGGTGCGCGGCGATCAACGGGACGCTGCTCGGCAAGGGGGAACGCACCGGGAACGCCCCGCTGGAGGGCGTGCTGCTGCACCTGAGCGGCCTGGGCCTGACGGGCGACGCGGACTTCACGGTGCTGAACGACCTGAACGACCTGTACGAAGGGCTGGGGCAGGGCGTCCCCGCCAAGTACCCGCTGTTCGGACGGGACGCGCACCGCACCCGCGCCGGCATTCACGCGGACGGACTGAACAAGTTCTGGCCCATGTACGCCCCCTTCAACGTACCCGCCCTGCTGGGTCGCCCGCTCGACCTGTCCCTGACGAAGGACAGCGGCGTGGCGGGCCTGATCTTCCTGATCCGGCAGCACACCGACACCGAACTGGCCAAGGACCACGCGGGCCTGCGCGCCCTACACGCATCCCTGAGCGCCGAGTTCGACGCGGGCCGCCAGACCGCCGTCGAGTGGGAAGAGATTGCTGAACGAGCCCTCAAGCTGATCACGGAAGGCCCGGTGGTACGCTCCGGGGCATGA
- a CDS encoding citrate synthase has translation MTASLTTSQACEQLGVKPATLYAYVSRGLIRSVPGPSGTRQRRYDAGDVQALAGRQATRRDPQAGVQAAVQGSLDGLRAGGTGGVTPILDSALTRIEDGTLAYRGVDARHLADTATVEDVAALLWTGDTGTRPTLPLRARLNLSRHPRADTPLEALGYALTYAGAHDPDALDTRPETGPRQAARILTLLHATAERHARLPPAPDLPLHARLARTWGRPDGADLLRRALILLADHELNVSAFTARVTASGGASLAHCTLAALSALQGPRHGLGALHAHDLLSAALSGDARAALRDATRRAGHAPGFGHALYPHGDPRARALLDALDVQFPEHPVTRATHAVIHAHAGDTAEPPNVDLALAALTLVLGRPAGDAVTLFALARATGWLAHALETRAGGQFIRPRARYVGPA, from the coding sequence ATGACGGCTTCCCTCACCACGTCGCAGGCCTGCGAGCAGCTGGGCGTGAAACCCGCCACGCTGTACGCCTACGTCTCCCGCGGCCTGATCCGCAGCGTCCCCGGCCCGTCCGGCACCCGGCAGCGCCGCTACGACGCGGGCGACGTGCAGGCCCTCGCCGGACGGCAGGCCACCCGCCGCGACCCGCAGGCCGGCGTGCAGGCGGCCGTGCAGGGCAGCCTCGACGGGCTGCGCGCCGGGGGGACCGGGGGCGTGACGCCCATCCTCGACAGCGCCCTGACCCGCATCGAGGACGGCACGCTGGCCTACCGGGGCGTGGACGCCCGGCACCTTGCCGACACGGCCACCGTCGAGGACGTCGCCGCGCTGCTGTGGACTGGTGACACCGGCACGCGGCCTACGCTGCCACTGCGCGCCCGGCTGAACCTCAGCCGCCACCCGCGCGCCGACACGCCCCTGGAAGCCCTGGGGTACGCGCTGACGTACGCGGGCGCGCACGACCCGGACGCCCTCGACACCCGCCCGGAAACCGGTCCCCGTCAGGCCGCGCGCATCCTGACGCTGCTGCACGCCACCGCCGAACGGCACGCCCGCCTGCCGCCCGCCCCCGACCTGCCGCTGCACGCCCGGCTGGCCCGCACCTGGGGCCGCCCGGACGGCGCAGACCTGCTGCGCCGCGCGCTGATCCTCCTGGCCGACCACGAACTGAACGTCAGCGCCTTCACGGCCCGCGTCACGGCCAGCGGCGGCGCCAGCCTCGCGCACTGCACCCTGGCGGCGCTGAGTGCCCTGCAGGGCCCCCGGCACGGCCTGGGCGCGCTGCACGCCCACGACCTCCTGAGTGCCGCCCTGAGTGGCGACGCCCGCGCGGCCCTGCGCGACGCCACCCGCCGGGCCGGGCACGCACCCGGCTTCGGGCACGCCCTCTACCCGCACGGCGACCCGCGCGCCCGCGCGCTACTGGACGCCCTGGACGTGCAGTTCCCCGAGCATCCCGTCACGCGTGCCACCCACGCGGTCATTCACGCCCACGCGGGGGACACCGCCGAGCCGCCCAACGTGGACCTGGCGCTGGCCGCGCTGACCCTCGTACTGGGCCGCCCCGCCGGGGACGCCGTGACGCTGTTCGCGCTGGCCCGCGCGACCGGCTGGCTGGCCCACGCCCTGGAAACCCGCGCCGGGGGGCAGTTCATCCGCCCCCGCGCCCGCTACGTCGGCCCGGCCTGA
- a CDS encoding MFS transporter, with translation MTTAAPATTPQPRAEAARRALNTVFMVNGAVFATWAVNIPGVRDGLGLTPAQIGVALLASGIGAVTSMSLVGRWIARWGSAPVTRVATVLFLLSLLLPVLAPSLPTLIAALAILGATNGVMDVAMNAQGVTVERTLGRPIMSRLHAYFSLGSLLGAGAGSLLIGRVSIPLHAGLVVATTLLLAAVTLRLLIPDPAGDTPQDDTQTTATPAGPVLTLPVLLLGLLCFLGMLAEGANYDWAALYFRDVLNVPGGAAGLGYAAFVATMTLGRWFGDLGRARLGDEQIVRIGSLVTAVGLAVALLWRDPVPATLGFALSGLGLSNVVPVMYGTAGHALAGRGIAAVAAIGYGGFLLGPPAIGFVADHVGLTWALGIALGSAALITLLGGRAFTLIRR, from the coding sequence ATGACCACCGCCGCCCCCGCCACCACCCCCCAGCCCCGCGCCGAGGCCGCCCGCCGCGCGCTGAACACCGTCTTCATGGTGAACGGCGCCGTGTTCGCCACCTGGGCCGTGAACATCCCCGGCGTGCGCGACGGGCTGGGCCTGACCCCCGCGCAGATCGGCGTGGCCCTGCTCGCCAGCGGCATCGGCGCCGTGACCAGCATGAGCCTCGTGGGCCGCTGGATCGCCCGCTGGGGCAGCGCGCCCGTCACCCGCGTCGCCACCGTGCTGTTCCTGCTCAGCCTGCTGCTGCCTGTCCTCGCGCCCAGCCTCCCCACCCTGATCGCCGCGCTGGCGATCCTGGGCGCCACGAACGGCGTCATGGACGTCGCCATGAACGCCCAGGGCGTCACGGTCGAACGCACCCTGGGCCGCCCGATCATGAGCCGCCTGCACGCCTACTTCAGCCTGGGCAGTCTGCTCGGCGCCGGGGCGGGCAGCCTCCTGATCGGCCGCGTGTCCATCCCCCTGCACGCGGGCCTCGTGGTCGCCACGACCCTCCTGCTGGCCGCCGTCACGCTGCGCCTCCTGATCCCCGACCCCGCCGGGGACACCCCCCAGGACGACACCCAGACCACCGCCACCCCAGCGGGACCGGTCCTGACCCTCCCGGTCCTGCTGCTGGGCCTGCTGTGCTTCCTGGGCATGCTCGCCGAGGGCGCCAACTACGACTGGGCCGCCCTGTACTTCCGGGACGTCCTGAACGTCCCCGGCGGCGCCGCCGGACTCGGGTACGCCGCGTTCGTCGCCACCATGACCCTGGGCCGCTGGTTCGGCGACCTGGGCCGCGCCCGCCTCGGCGACGAACAGATCGTCCGCATCGGCTCCCTGGTCACCGCCGTTGGTCTCGCCGTGGCGCTGCTGTGGCGCGACCCGGTGCCCGCCACGCTCGGTTTCGCCCTCTCGGGCCTGGGCCTCAGCAACGTCGTGCCCGTCATGTACGGCACGGCCGGGCACGCCCTCGCCGGGCGCGGCATCGCCGCCGTCGCCGCCATCGGATACGGCGGGTTCCTGCTCGGGCCGCCCGCCATCGGGTTCGTCGCCGACCACGTCGGCCTCACCTGGGCGCTGGGCATCGCGCTGGGCAGCGCCGCGCTGATCACCCTGCTCGGCGGACGCGCATTCACGCTGATCCGCCGCTGA
- a CDS encoding LacI family DNA-binding transcriptional regulator — MPPAKPVPTGPRAASRPTLRDVARTLGVSVATVSNAYNRPDQLSEDLRGRILAAARDLGYQGPDPLARSLRRGRTGVLGVVYDAPLDYAFADPAAALFLGSVTRAVHDRDLNVLLLAAPHDPQADATLAVRNASVDGFIVYCAAEGSPLLRAVLDRALPTVLVDQDPQAGSAHVGIDDAGGAQAAAAHLLDLGHRRLGALCLELAGDRHPGPVSPAREAQVAYRTTAQRIRGYRAATADHPDAALHLMEAGQNTPADGEALTLDLLRAHPEVTGVVCMSDVLAQGALRAAATLGLSVPGDLSVIGYDDLPSSGALNLTTVWQPTPDKGAAVGAAILALLDGQEPAPVTLPTRLVVRGTTASPRPPAAPTA; from the coding sequence ATGCCCCCCGCCAAGCCAGTCCCCACCGGGCCGCGCGCCGCCAGCCGACCCACCCTGCGGGACGTGGCGCGCACGCTGGGCGTCAGCGTCGCCACCGTCAGCAACGCCTACAACCGCCCGGACCAGCTCAGCGAGGACCTGCGGGGCCGCATCCTGGCCGCCGCCCGCGATCTGGGCTACCAGGGCCCCGATCCGCTGGCGCGCAGCCTGCGCCGGGGCCGGACCGGCGTGCTGGGCGTCGTGTACGACGCGCCGCTGGATTACGCCTTTGCCGACCCGGCCGCCGCACTGTTTCTGGGCAGCGTCACCCGCGCCGTTCACGACCGCGACCTGAACGTCCTGCTCCTGGCCGCGCCGCACGACCCGCAGGCCGACGCCACCCTGGCCGTCCGCAACGCCAGCGTGGACGGCTTCATCGTGTACTGCGCCGCCGAGGGCAGCCCCCTGCTGCGCGCCGTGCTGGACCGCGCCCTGCCCACCGTGCTCGTCGATCAGGATCCGCAGGCAGGCAGCGCCCACGTGGGTATCGACGACGCCGGGGGCGCGCAGGCCGCCGCCGCGCACCTGCTGGACCTCGGGCACCGGCGGCTGGGCGCGCTGTGCCTGGAACTCGCCGGGGACCGCCACCCCGGTCCGGTCAGCCCCGCGCGCGAGGCGCAGGTCGCGTACCGCACCACCGCGCAGCGCATCCGCGGTTACCGCGCCGCCACGGCCGATCACCCGGACGCCGCGCTGCACCTCATGGAGGCCGGGCAGAACACCCCCGCCGACGGCGAGGCCCTGACCCTGGACCTGCTGCGCGCCCACCCGGAGGTCACGGGCGTCGTGTGCATGAGTGACGTCCTCGCGCAGGGGGCGCTGCGGGCCGCCGCCACCCTCGGCCTGAGCGTCCCCGGCGATCTCAGCGTGATCGGCTACGACGACCTGCCCAGCTCCGGCGCGCTGAACCTCACGACCGTCTGGCAACCCACCCCGGACAAGGGCGCGGCGGTCGGCGCGGCCATCCTCGCCCTGCTGGACGGGCAGGAGCCCGCCCCGGTCACCCTCCCGACCCGGCTGGTTGTGCGCGGCACCACCGCCTCGCCCAGACCGCCCGCCGCCCCCACTGCCTGA
- the galE gene encoding UDP-glucose 4-epimerase GalE produces MKILVVGGAGYIGSHTVRQLRRAGHEVVVFDNLSSGHPEALPADVPLVRGDLLDADAVRAALNAHQPDAVIHFAALIEVGESMRAPARYYRNNVVGSLNLLQGIVETRKIPLVFSSTAAVYGTTDLVPIPETAAMQPESVYGETKLMTENMIHAFHTAHGLPYTILRYFNVCGAAPEGDIGEAHAGKSHLIEMAALTALGQREKMLIFGDDYPTPDGTCIRDYVHVQDLADAHVLAVEALLGGQRSDGTFNVGLGRGFSVKEVLDTVDEVVGTPLNRELAPRRAGDPPRLVADATRIREELGFTPQFTDLKDIVQTAWNWHRSHPHDFRK; encoded by the coding sequence ATGAAGATTCTGGTCGTGGGCGGAGCAGGGTACATCGGGTCTCACACGGTGCGGCAGCTGCGCCGCGCCGGGCATGAGGTCGTCGTGTTCGACAACCTGTCGAGCGGGCACCCCGAGGCCCTGCCCGCCGACGTGCCCCTGGTCCGCGGCGACCTGCTCGATGCCGACGCTGTGCGCGCCGCGCTGAACGCGCACCAGCCCGACGCCGTCATCCACTTCGCCGCGCTGATCGAGGTCGGTGAGAGCATGCGCGCCCCGGCCCGCTACTACCGCAACAACGTCGTCGGCAGCCTGAACCTGCTGCAGGGCATCGTGGAGACCCGCAAGATCCCGCTGGTGTTCTCCTCCACGGCCGCCGTGTACGGCACCACCGACCTCGTGCCCATCCCCGAGACGGCCGCCATGCAGCCCGAGAGCGTGTACGGCGAGACGAAACTCATGACCGAGAACATGATCCACGCGTTCCACACCGCGCACGGCCTGCCGTACACGATCCTGCGGTACTTCAACGTGTGCGGCGCCGCGCCCGAGGGTGACATCGGCGAGGCGCACGCGGGCAAGAGCCACCTGATCGAGATGGCCGCCCTGACCGCCCTGGGCCAGCGCGAGAAGATGCTGATCTTCGGGGACGACTACCCCACCCCGGACGGCACCTGCATCCGCGACTACGTGCACGTGCAGGACCTCGCCGACGCGCACGTCCTCGCCGTGGAGGCCCTGCTCGGCGGGCAGCGCAGCGATGGCACCTTCAACGTCGGGCTGGGGCGCGGCTTCAGCGTCAAGGAGGTGCTGGACACCGTGGACGAGGTCGTCGGCACGCCCCTGAACCGCGAACTCGCCCCGCGCCGCGCCGGGGACCCGCCCCGCCTCGTGGCGGACGCCACCCGCATCCGCGAGGAACTGGGCTTCACCCCGCAGTTCACAGACCTGAAGGACATCGTGCAGACCGCCTGGAACTGGCACAGAAGCCACCCGCACGACTTCAGGAAATGA
- a CDS encoding TetR/AcrR family transcriptional regulator, translating into MVTPTRARSDTAKQERRAQILTAARILWHTHRYPDLTLNAIAEQVHLTKAALFAYFPSKEDLFLSLYEDLLDEFFHDLNRHLDLGGTHTPATLARTLGSLTLAHPDLARLIPLLAGILEHNISAERAHAHKTRVAAHLNATAPRLQRALPGLRGDAPARLLTYTQALIAGLQPMSDPSPAVREALRDSPLGALHLSLDTALPDALTALITGLSTEQEA; encoded by the coding sequence ATGGTCACCCCGACGCGCGCCCGCAGCGACACCGCCAAACAGGAACGCCGCGCGCAGATCCTCACCGCCGCCCGCATCCTCTGGCACACCCACCGCTACCCCGACCTCACCCTGAACGCCATCGCCGAACAGGTCCACCTCACCAAGGCGGCGCTGTTCGCGTACTTCCCCAGCAAGGAAGACCTGTTCCTCAGCCTGTACGAGGACCTGCTGGACGAGTTCTTCCACGACCTGAACCGCCACCTCGACCTGGGCGGCACCCACACCCCCGCCACGCTGGCCCGCACCCTGGGCAGCCTCACCCTGGCGCACCCGGACCTCGCGCGGCTGATCCCGCTCCTGGCGGGCATCCTGGAACACAACATCAGCGCCGAACGCGCCCACGCCCACAAGACGCGCGTCGCCGCGCACCTGAACGCCACCGCGCCCCGGCTCCAGCGCGCGCTGCCTGGCCTGCGCGGCGACGCCCCCGCGCGCCTGCTCACCTACACCCAGGCGCTCATCGCGGGCCTGCAACCCATGAGCGACCCCTCGCCCGCCGTGCGCGAGGCCCTGCGCGACTCCCCGCTGGGCGCGCTGCACCTCAGCCTGGACACCGCGCTGCCCGACGCCCTGACCGCCCTGATCACCGGACTGAGCACCGAACAGGAGGCGTAA
- a CDS encoding SDR family oxidoreductase, with product MTQPTPTNRPAPTTRPAPSTALITGASSGIGEQIAHQLAARGSHLILVARSEGPLNALADTLRARHGVQVHVLPQDLTRPHAARDLLTRTQALNLNVDILVNNAGFADYGEFSELDVQKQLDMIQVNITALTELTHAYLPAMRARGRGRVLNIASTAAFLPGPLMAVYYATKAYVLSFSEALHEELRGTGVSVTAACPGPVETGFQAAANMGGSRLLRDRLTRAAILPAREVARQAVTAMLRGEAVHVIGTFNRLQTFLPRLLPRRALPPLIRRIQGR from the coding sequence ATGACCCAGCCCACCCCCACGAACCGGCCTGCCCCCACGACCCGACCTGCCCCCAGTACCGCCCTGATCACCGGCGCCAGCAGCGGCATCGGCGAACAGATCGCCCACCAGCTCGCCGCGCGCGGCAGCCACCTGATCCTCGTCGCCCGCAGCGAAGGCCCCCTGAACGCCCTGGCCGACACCCTCCGCGCCCGGCACGGCGTGCAGGTCCACGTCCTCCCGCAGGACCTCACCCGGCCCCACGCCGCCCGCGACCTCCTGACCCGCACCCAGGCCCTGAACCTGAACGTGGACATCCTCGTGAACAACGCGGGCTTCGCCGACTACGGCGAATTCAGCGAACTGGACGTCCAGAAGCAGCTCGACATGATTCAGGTGAACATCACCGCCCTGACCGAACTCACCCACGCGTACCTGCCCGCCATGCGCGCCCGTGGCCGGGGTCGCGTCCTGAACATCGCCAGCACCGCCGCGTTCCTCCCCGGACCCCTCATGGCCGTGTACTACGCCACCAAGGCCTACGTCCTGAGCTTCAGCGAGGCGCTGCACGAGGAACTGCGCGGCACCGGCGTCAGCGTCACCGCCGCCTGCCCCGGCCCGGTCGAGACCGGCTTCCAGGCCGCCGCGAACATGGGCGGCAGCCGCCTGCTGCGCGACCGCCTGACCCGCGCCGCGATCCTCCCCGCCCGCGAGGTCGCCCGGCAGGCCGTGACCGCCATGCTGCGCGGCGAGGCCGTCCACGTCATCGGAACCTTCAACCGCCTCCAGACCTTCCTGCCCCGCCTGCTGCCCCGCCGCGCCCTGCCCCCACTGATCCGCCGCATCCAGGGCCGCTGA
- a CDS encoding aldehyde dehydrogenase family protein, which yields MNLTDPTPQDLRALFDLQRAARWDVARSTPQDRVRTLRRLRAAIIARRDDLTRAIHADFGKARLESEVTEIHHVIAEIDHAARHLRHWMAPRPVPGTPELLGSRSWIQSEPLGQVLILSPWNYPFGLLMAPLVAAIAAGNVVTLRPSEKVPHTARALQALIGEVFDPAHAALVIGDVPVADALLDLPFDHIFFTGSTPVGRKVAARAATHLASVTLELGGKSPTLLLPDADPTLAGQRTGWAKFLNAGQTCVAPDHAWVPPALEATFVDAARTYLRGAYGEGAAAQRSPDYARLIDRPALERLLGLIDDARTHGATLATGGQHDPADRFLAPTILTGVTPDMAIMHEELFGPVLPVLRARPEEALHWIRQRPKPLALYVYSRSGAAARDVLSRTSAGTSVINHGFIHMIHPHLPFGGTGESGTGQYHGHSGFRTLSHERAVLHQRRWSPTDLLRPPYARPDVQRLWQARRWLDDRR from the coding sequence GTGAACCTCACCGACCCCACCCCGCAGGACCTGCGCGCCCTGTTCGACCTTCAGCGCGCCGCCCGCTGGGACGTCGCCCGCAGCACCCCGCAGGACCGCGTCCGTACCCTGCGCCGCCTGCGGGCCGCCATCATCGCCCGGCGCGACGACCTGACCCGCGCCATCCACGCCGACTTCGGCAAGGCCCGCCTGGAAAGCGAGGTCACCGAGATCCACCACGTCATCGCCGAGATCGACCACGCCGCCCGCCACCTGCGCCACTGGATGGCCCCCCGCCCCGTCCCCGGCACGCCCGAACTGCTCGGCAGCCGCAGCTGGATCCAGAGCGAACCCCTGGGGCAGGTGCTGATCCTCTCCCCGTGGAACTACCCGTTCGGGCTGCTCATGGCCCCACTGGTCGCCGCAATTGCCGCCGGGAACGTCGTCACGCTGCGCCCCAGCGAGAAGGTCCCCCACACCGCCCGCGCCCTCCAGGCCCTGATCGGCGAGGTGTTCGACCCCGCACACGCCGCCCTGGTCATCGGGGATGTCCCCGTCGCCGACGCCCTGCTCGACCTGCCCTTCGACCACATCTTCTTCACCGGCAGCACCCCCGTGGGCCGCAAGGTCGCCGCGCGCGCCGCCACGCACCTCGCGTCCGTCACGCTGGAACTCGGCGGGAAATCCCCCACCCTCCTGCTGCCGGACGCCGACCCGACCCTGGCCGGGCAGCGCACCGGCTGGGCGAAATTCCTGAACGCCGGACAGACCTGCGTCGCCCCCGACCACGCCTGGGTGCCCCCCGCACTCGAGGCGACCTTCGTGGACGCCGCCCGCACCTACCTGCGCGGCGCGTACGGCGAAGGCGCCGCCGCCCAGCGCAGCCCCGACTACGCCCGCCTGATCGACCGCCCGGCCCTGGAGCGCCTGCTCGGCCTGATCGACGACGCCCGCACGCACGGCGCGACCCTCGCCACCGGCGGCCAGCACGACCCCGCCGACCGCTTCCTGGCCCCCACCATCCTGACCGGCGTCACCCCCGACATGGCGATCATGCACGAGGAACTGTTCGGGCCGGTCCTCCCGGTCCTGCGCGCCCGGCCCGAAGAGGCCCTGCACTGGATCCGCCAGCGACCCAAACCCCTCGCGCTGTACGTGTACAGCCGCTCCGGCGCCGCCGCCCGCGACGTGCTGAGCCGCACCAGCGCCGGAACCAGCGTCATCAACCACGGCTTCATCCACATGATCCACCCGCACCTGCCCTTCGGCGGCACCGGCGAGAGCGGCACCGGCCAGTACCACGGCCACAGCGGCTTCCGCACCCTGTCACACGAACGGGCCGTGCTGCACCAGCGCCGCTGGAGCCCCACCGACCTGCTGCGCCCCCCCTACGCCCGCCCCGACGTGCAGCGCCTCTGGCAGGCCCGCCGCTGGCTCGACGACCGCCGCTGA